In Rhinopithecus roxellana isolate Shanxi Qingling chromosome 4, ASM756505v1, whole genome shotgun sequence, a single genomic region encodes these proteins:
- the LOC104678648 gene encoding translationally-controlled tumor protein homolog, with protein MFSHIYKIWEIVDGLCLEVEGKMVSGAEGNIDDSLIGGNASAEGTESKGTESTVITGMHTVMNHHLQETSFTKARAAEQIKHILANFKSYQFFMGENMNPDGMVAPQDYREVGITHT; from the exons TGTTCTCCCACATTTACAAGATCTGGGAGATTGTGGATGGGCTGTGCCTGGAGGTGGAGGGGAAGATGGTAAGTGGGGCAGAAGGTAACATTGATGACTCGCTCATTGGTGGAAATGCCTCCGCTGAAGGCACTGAAAGCAAAGGTACGGAAAGCACAGTAATCACTGGTATGCATACTGTCATGAACCATCATCTGCAGGAAACAAGCTTCACAAAAGCAA GGGCTGCAGAACAAATCAAGCACATTCTTGCTAATTTCAAAAGCTACCAGTTCTTTATGGGTGAAAACATGAATCCAGATGGCATGGTTGCTCCACAGGACTACCGTGAGGTTGGCATAACCCATACGTGA